From Topomyia yanbarensis strain Yona2022 chromosome 1, ASM3024719v1, whole genome shotgun sequence, one genomic window encodes:
- the LOC131689070 gene encoding dynactin subunit 4, translating into MSFFMLPSTVEYACVCGLLNPLTKLYFCRHCMKLRCGYCVCHEVDSHFCSNCLENIPSSEAKIRKNRCNTCFNCPSCQHTLSVRASSASVAPPAATAVGDSPAAGTEPKKESESSAPGKQVTRKMYYLACLNCRWSSRDVGIPDQTVATGQWPEPEYSNATRFSLLLEHYQSVVLHEKQEKQELWRRKTPKQSKFPSLTDRTGLTVSMIRRQMGWSDSKTQIKATPSPINRSVASEDVDDLPPELLTKGINLKNITNLQQRLAQPAKQPFTVNKLFPQHKLLSIKRSLRCRQCDRNVIKSEYNPSSIKYRIAMFAAYHVPEVRFVKCDPLMVGQESVLLLKMVNPTINDMTITIMELPTETEEQLMIEELKLAAENSASTSLVLSGLSTSLAKQANLLEDPRMVEQKVNGSFRLPDSSFVIHHRDDSAEFDEVVQSQQEDPRFIIWRKANQIAIKLSVQPDDACTPREDICIGFSLQYTYVNTVVDKSSTPMKGPQKQALTTRVYVKLGKLADTGTASA; encoded by the exons ATGTCCTTTTTTATGCTACCCAGCACCGTGGAGTATGCCTGCGTATGCGGTCTACTGAACCCGTTGACCAAGCTCTACTTTTGTCGACACTGCATGAAACTCCGCTGCGGATACTGCGTCTGTCATGAG GTCGATTCCCACTTTTGCTCCAACTGTCTGGAAAATATCCCCTCATCGGAAGCGAAAATTAGGAAAAATCGATGCAACACATGTTTCAACTGTCCCAGCTGTCAGCACACACTTTCGGTGCGTGCCTCCAGCGCTTCGGTTGCTCCTCCAGCCGCAACTGCTGTTGGAGATTCCCCAGCTGCAGGTACTGAGCCTAAGAAGGAATCTGAATCCAGTGCCCCTGGTAAGCAGGTCACTCGTAAAATGTACTATTTGGCTTGCTTGAACTGTCGCTGGAGTTCGCGGGATGTCGGCATACCGGATCAGACCGTTGCTACCGGGCAGTGGCCCGAACCGGAATACTCGAATGCAACGAGATTTTCTTTGCTGTTGGAACACTATCAATCAGTGGTCCTACATGAGAAACAGGAAAAGCAAGAATTGTGGCGTCGAAAGACGCCTAAACAGAGCAAGTTTCCCAGCTTGACCGATCGGACCGGGTTAACGGTTTCGATGATACGACGACAGATGGGTTGGTCCGACAGTAAGACTCAAATTAAGGCGACTCCGTCGCCAATTAATCGATCCGTTGCGAGCGAGGACGTAGACGATCTACCACCGGAACTTCTAACGAAAggaatcaatttaaaaaatattacgaATCTGCAGCAGCGCTTGGCCCAACCGGCTAAACAACCGTTTACCGTGAATAAACTGTTTCCACAGCACAAGCTGCTGTCAATAAAGCGCTCCTTGCGCTGCCGCCAGTGCGATCGAAACGTTATCAAATCGGAGTACAATCCCAGTTCGATCAAGTATCGAATTGCGATGTTTGCTGCTTATCACGTTCCGGAGGTACGTTTCGTTAAATGTGACCCGCTTATGGTCGGTCAGGAGTCTGTTCTACTGCTAAAGATGGTCAATCCGACGATCAACGACATGACGATTACGATTATGGAACTGCCAACCGAAACGGAGGAGCAGCTGATGATTGAAGAATTGAAGCTGGCAGCGGAGAATAGTGCTTCCACGTCGCTGGTTCTCAGCGGGTTGAGTACCAGTTTGGCTAAACAGGCTAATCTGTTGGAGGATCCCCGGATGGTGGAGCAGAAAGTTAATGGAAGCTTTCGGCTGCCGGATTCGTCGTTTGTTATTCACCACCGGGACGATTCGGCTGAGTTTGATGAGGTGGTTCAGTCGCAGCAGGAAGATCCGAG ATTCATTATCTGGCGGAAGGCAAATCAGATAGCAATCAAGTTATCAGTTCAACCGGATGATGCTTGTACCCCGCGTGAGGATATCTGCATCGGATTTTCGTTGCAGTACACGTACGTTAATACGGTGGTCGATAAAAGCAGCACTCCGATGAAGGGACCGCAGAAACAAGCACTGACAACTAGGGTCTACGTTAAACTTGGAAAGTTGGCCGATACCGGAACTGCTTCAGCTTAA
- the LOC131689078 gene encoding small ribosomal subunit protein uS11, whose amino-acid sequence MPPRKNKTVKEEVQVSLGPQVREGEVVFGVAHIYASFNDTFVHVTDLSGKETISRVTGGMKVKADRDEASPYAAMLAAQDVAEKCKSLGITALHIKLRATGGNRTKTPGPGAQSALRALARSSMKIGRIEDVTPIPSDSTRRKGGRRGRRL is encoded by the exons ATGCCACCACGTAAGAACAAAACCGTCAAGGAAGAGGTTCAGGTCTCACTGGGCCCGCAGGTTCGTGAAGGTGAAGTGGTGTTCGGTGTAGCTCACATCTATGCCAGCTTCAACGATACTTTCGTTCACGTTACCGATCTGTCCGGAAAGGAAACCATCTCCCGTGTTACCGGTGGTATGAAGGTGAAAGCTGATCGTGACGAGGCTTCACCGTACGCCGCTATGTTGGCTGCTCAG GATGTTGCCGAAAAGTGCAAATCTCTGGGCATCACCGCTCTGCACATCAAGCTGCGTGCCACCGGTGGCAACCGTACCAAAACTCCCGGACCCGGTGCTCAGTCGGCTCTGCGTGCGCTTGCCCGTTCATCCATGAAGATTGGCCGCATCGAGGACGTTACGCCGATCCCGTCGGATTCCACCCGCCGGAAGGGAGGTCGCCGTGGTCGTCGTTTGTAA